Genomic DNA from Acidobacteriota bacterium:
CGTCACAATGGCCGAATCTTCGTTATTTTTCTAAGATACTCTTGCCAATTCTTAGAATCCTGTGATAGAAGTGTCAGTATTCTTCAAACTTATTTGGTTTGAATCTCAGAAGGTCCACCGATGCGCATCCGCTTGGGTGGAACGGAAGCGTATGTGCATGAAAGGGGAAGCAGCAGTGAGAGCACATCAAGACACCGGAACCAGTGGTTTGCCTTCCGGGGTAAAAGGGACATTCCTGGATGAACAAGAGAACGGCAAGCGGCTAGTCAACAGCTACGTCGCCAAGCGGATCAAGGAGTTGCGCATCTCCCGCGGTTTGTCTTCGCACGAGGTGGCGCGGCGGGCGGGCATCGCCTTGGGCTCCTACAACTGCCTGGAGAACGACCGTTACAACATCAACCTGGATAACCTGTTCCGCATTCTTCAGGTCCACGATGCCAAGCCTCAGGAAGTCTGGCCCCGCACCCAAGAAAAGGCCCCGGCGGGGGGAGTCGATACCGACTACGTCCGCAAGGTGGTGACCACCTCACGTCGCCGCGACCTGCGGCGCCAGGTTTCGCTGGACGACATTCTCAGTGCCGTCCTGCAGGTCTTCGACAAGGTCAAGGAAGATGACCTGTGCAATCCCGAAAAGCGTTTCGGTCGCATCTCCTTGGCCCGGGCCGCTGCCGGCATCTTGGTCAAGCGCAGTCACTGCGTCACTCTCTCGGCCCTGTGCCGGCGCTTGGGCATCACCATCGGGTCAGGCAGCCGGCTCATCGCCCGCCACGAAAAGAAGCTCGAGCAGACCGGTCACTTGAGGCGTCCTCTGGAGAGGATGGTCGAGATCCTGCGCCGCGACTACCCCGATTTCAGCATCTGAGACAGCGGCTCGTGCGGGAGAGGGCAATTCTGCTAGGCTGAGGGGCATGTTTAAGCCTGCGGCGTCAGCCTGTCTCCTTTTGATGGGCGCCTTGGTGAGCGGCAGCTGCCTGAATCAAGGCAGCTCCCAGACCGCTTCCGGGACCCCAGGCGACGCTCAGGCCCTCTACCGCCAAGGACGGGCGGAGTGGAACAAGCGCACCCCCGACGGTCTGCGGCAATCTTTGCGTCTGTTCGAAGCGGCCATCGAGGCCGACCCCTCCCTGGCGCGCGCCCACGCCGGTCTGGCCGATGCCGCGGCACTGCTGGCCCTTTACGGAGTCGAGCCTCCCGGGCAAATGCTGCCCAGGGCCTTGCAGGCGGCACGCACGGCGCTGGTCTTTGATCGCGATCTGCCGTCCGCCCACGCTTCTTTGGGCCTGGCTCTCTATCTCTATGAGCGCGACTTTCAGGCTGCTGGAGAGAGCTTTCAGCAATCCATTCTGCTCGATCCCACGTCGGTGGAGGCACGCCAATGGTACGCCATGATGCTGATCGCGCAAGGCCACTATCTGGAAGCCGTGGAACAGTTCAACGATGCCTTGGGATTCCAGCCCGACTCCTTCCTGGCCCATGTCAAGCTGGGCTCGGTCCTGGCCGCACTGGACGACCAGACCCGCTCCCGGCGCCACCTGGAAGTGGCCCGGCGCATCAACCCCGATTCTTCTTTGCTGCTTCGCGAGAGCGCCTTGGCGCTGCTGCGCCAGGACCGTTTCGAAGAAGCCCTCAGGCCCTTGCGCAAGGCCGTCCATCTGTCCCCTGACGATCCCGCAAACTGGGCCGTCCTGGGTCATGTGCTGGCCCGCCACGGCCAAGTCGACGACGCCCGCGAGGTGGTCAGGCGTCTGCGCCGCATGGCAGACGAGAGTTACGTTCCTCCCTCCGACATTGCCCAGGTGCTGGCCGGACTGGGAGACTTGCAGGAGGCCTTCGCCCGACTCGATGAAGCCCTGGACCGCAACGATCCGGCCATCGTCTACATCAAGTTCAAGCCCACCTACGAACCCCTGCGCGGCGATCCTCGCTATGAGCCCCTCTTGAGGCGCATCGGACTGCCGCTGCCGGCGGGGGCCGGAGAAGCCAGATAGATCAGGCGTGAGCCGCCGCGAAGTTGTGCAGGGCTTCCTGATGGTGCAGTTCGTGCCCCGCCATCACGTAGGCCAGGGCCCTTACCGTGAAGGAATATCCCGAAGCCGTTCCCGTCCGCGTCCAGGCTTCCTCGGGAAAACCGCGCAGCAAGGCCAGGTGGGAACGGCGGGCGGCCAGAAACTCCTCGATCAGGTCCGACCAGCCGCGCTCCATGGCGTTGGAGTTTTCCACCCACTCGTCCTGCTCGAATGAAGGCAACGAAGCCGGATCTTTGCGGGCGAAGCTGAGGGCCCG
This window encodes:
- a CDS encoding helix-turn-helix transcriptional regulator; its protein translation is MRAHQDTGTSGLPSGVKGTFLDEQENGKRLVNSYVAKRIKELRISRGLSSHEVARRAGIALGSYNCLENDRYNINLDNLFRILQVHDAKPQEVWPRTQEKAPAGGVDTDYVRKVVTTSRRRDLRRQVSLDDILSAVLQVFDKVKEDDLCNPEKRFGRISLARAAAGILVKRSHCVTLSALCRRLGITIGSGSRLIARHEKKLEQTGHLRRPLERMVEILRRDYPDFSI
- a CDS encoding tetratricopeptide repeat protein, with translation MSGSCLNQGSSQTASGTPGDAQALYRQGRAEWNKRTPDGLRQSLRLFEAAIEADPSLARAHAGLADAAALLALYGVEPPGQMLPRALQAARTALVFDRDLPSAHASLGLALYLYERDFQAAGESFQQSILLDPTSVEARQWYAMMLIAQGHYLEAVEQFNDALGFQPDSFLAHVKLGSVLAALDDQTRSRRHLEVARRINPDSSLLLRESALALLRQDRFEEALRPLRKAVHLSPDDPANWAVLGHVLARHGQVDDAREVVRRLRRMADESYVPPSDIAQVLAGLGDLQEAFARLDEALDRNDPAIVYIKFKPTYEPLRGDPRYEPLLRRIGLPLPAGAGEAR
- a CDS encoding DinB family protein, translated to MSALQRPDQSEYFKYYHNYISRVPDGDLLQILEDQAAQTVQLLGGLSEEDAERPLGEGKWCPKQIMCHLIDSERMFAFRALSFARKDPASLPSFEQDEWVENSNAMERGWSDLIEEFLAARRSHLALLRGFPEEAWTRTGTASGYSFTVRALAYVMAGHELHHQEALHNFAAAHA